The following proteins are encoded in a genomic region of Nicotiana sylvestris chromosome 4, ASM39365v2, whole genome shotgun sequence:
- the LOC138889256 gene encoding uncharacterized protein — protein MLYCAIIEEEYKRISTCETAKDIWDRLENIHGDANKVKEIESTSTLEESENGEDREDSGVIPRTSKRMSRKKQNKKSQSIQNHQKNQKNEVQQQENTCCYKCGKPGHMKLKCSNIKKKNHIISTWSNEDDQEEMTNICLKKREETDEACFNAILDCDLKKKNHKSWSNEDEYKEENNHEIMENQCFMAMGEINKVCPTPTTYCDKCDELQDDIELVLNGYKKVLNGYKYKKLTHEKKDWEIQLEEYNKLRNEKNKWDTQLKEYLVENNLLQEENFELRKQISSLHKSPIHYFDRSKSSRWLNSYKSTEKGSTAKCPTLNKLTEESSKSTNKAAASLFKKEDASKDPNKYGKRDIV, from the exons ATGCTCTATTGTGCGATTATTGAAGAAGAATATAAGAGAATATCCACCTGTGAGACTGCTAAAGATATATGGGACAGATTGGAAAATATCCACGGGGACGCCAACAAAGTTAAGGAAATTGAATCCACGTCAACTCTTGAAGAATCTGAAAATGGTGAAGATCGAGAAGATTCTGGCGTGATACCCAGGACGAGCAAAAGGATGAGTAGAAAGAAACAGAATAAAAAATCTCAATCCATCCAGAATCATCAAAAGAATCAGAAGAATGAGGTTCAACAACAAGAGAACACatgctgctacaaatgtggtaaacCTGGACATATGAAATTAAAATGTTCCAACATCAAGAAGAAAAATCATATAATCTCAACTTGGAGCAACGAGGATGATCAAGAAGAAATGACAAACATATGTctcaagaaaagagaagaaactgACGAGGCGTGCTTtaatgctattctggattgtgatCTCAAGAAAAAGAATCACAAATCTTGGAGCAACGAGGATGAATATAAAGAAGAAAACAATCACGAAATAATGGAGAATCAATGTTTCATGGCAATGGGAGAAATTAACAAAGTATGCCCCACTCCTACTACGTATTGCGATAAATGTGATGAATTGCAGGATGACATCGAATTGGTTCTCAATGGATATAAAAAAGTTCTAAATGGATATA AATATAAGAAGTTGACGCATGAGAAGAAAGATTGGGAGATCCAACTTGAAGAATACAACAAGTTGAGAAATGAAAAGAATAAGTGGGATACTCAGCTTAAAGAGTATCTGGTGGAGAACAACTTACTTCAAGAAGAAAATTTTGAGCTTCGCAAACAAATAAGCAGCTTGCACAAATCCCCCATCCACTACTTTGATCGATCAAAGTCGTCTCGTTGGCTTAACAGCTATAAGTCGACTGAAAAGGGATCTACTGCTAAATGTCCTACTTTGAACAAGTTGACTGAGGAAAGCTCCAAGTCAACTAATAAGGCAGCTGCAA GTTTATTCAAGAAAGAAGATGCTAGTAAAGATCCAAACAAATATGGGAAAAGAGATATCGTGTGA